From the genome of Sphingobacterium kitahiroshimense, one region includes:
- the istA gene encoding IS21 family transposase codes for MWYKVKELIGSGLNISQIHVETGLDRATVRKYLSLSEKGFHDWISRPRNLPKKLSVYYSYVKETLELQPYLSAAQVEDRLMERYSDLPTVHSKTIYNFVRNIRLEHGLVKYRDKQARDYEKLPDTPYGQQAQVDFGQAFMQTDTTYQMKVYFFAMVLSRSRQKFVYFQNHPFTTTTAVYAHELAFEFFQGIPQQIIYDQDRVFIQEENLGDILLTDGFRSFCDSNPFEPVFCRKADPESKGKIENVVKYVKHNFLRGRLYKTVPVLQKEALDWLKRRGNGKVHGSTGKIPHKEWLMEQKYLQSITAAPTLPKTMLPEYFVRKDNCITYRGNYYSLPSGSYKGQGTKVLLEIKGSSMCIYSEANQIVARHIISQQKGYIVRLEGHKRTGSDRVEQTTAEVTALFNNNNGVIYLTLLKENRPRYYHDSLKVILKNLRSASQESIDQTLGICLENKIFNAYEFSQVLNLQKKLHPAGTEYLTVGSSADTTHLQQGLDPETSNINYYESILN; via the coding sequence ATGTGGTACAAAGTTAAAGAATTAATTGGATCGGGACTAAACATAAGTCAGATTCATGTTGAAACCGGTTTAGACCGGGCTACAGTACGCAAGTATCTGTCACTTTCAGAAAAAGGTTTCCATGACTGGATCTCACGGCCCAGAAATCTCCCCAAGAAACTTTCGGTCTATTACAGTTATGTGAAAGAAACCCTGGAGCTTCAGCCCTATCTATCCGCCGCACAGGTTGAGGATCGCCTTATGGAGCGATATTCCGACCTCCCTACGGTACATAGCAAAACCATCTATAATTTTGTCAGGAACATCCGTCTTGAACATGGCCTGGTAAAATACAGGGATAAACAGGCGCGTGATTATGAAAAATTGCCGGATACACCTTATGGCCAGCAGGCACAGGTTGACTTTGGACAGGCCTTTATGCAGACCGACACCACTTACCAGATGAAAGTTTACTTCTTTGCAATGGTACTGAGCCGCTCTCGGCAAAAGTTTGTTTACTTCCAGAACCATCCGTTTACCACCACAACAGCTGTTTATGCACATGAACTTGCTTTTGAGTTTTTTCAGGGTATCCCTCAGCAGATCATCTATGACCAGGACCGGGTATTCATCCAGGAAGAAAACCTTGGCGATATCCTGTTGACTGACGGTTTCCGTTCTTTTTGTGACAGTAACCCATTTGAACCAGTGTTCTGCAGAAAGGCTGATCCTGAATCAAAGGGAAAAATAGAGAATGTGGTCAAATATGTAAAGCATAACTTTCTTCGTGGACGCTTATATAAAACAGTTCCTGTCCTGCAGAAAGAGGCTCTGGACTGGCTTAAAAGACGTGGCAACGGAAAAGTACATGGCAGCACCGGTAAGATACCCCATAAGGAATGGCTGATGGAGCAAAAGTATCTGCAGTCTATCACTGCTGCTCCAACTTTACCTAAGACAATGTTACCTGAATACTTTGTAAGAAAAGATAACTGTATTACCTATCGGGGCAATTACTATAGTCTTCCATCTGGAAGTTATAAAGGTCAGGGAACCAAAGTACTGCTTGAAATCAAGGGGAGCAGTATGTGCATCTATAGCGAAGCGAATCAGATAGTGGCACGGCATATCATCTCACAGCAGAAAGGCTATATCGTACGTCTTGAAGGACATAAAAGAACCGGTTCAGACCGTGTTGAACAAACCACAGCAGAAGTGACCGCTCTTTTTAACAATAATAATGGGGTCATTTATCTTACGCTTTTAAAAGAAAACAGACCGAGGTATTACCATGACAGTCTGAAAGTGATCCTTAAAAATCTCAGGAGTGCATCGCAGGAATCTATAGATCAGACATTGGGCATATGTCTGGAAAACAAAATCTTCAATGCCTATGAATTCTCCCAGGTTCTCAATCTGCAGAAGAAACTGCATCCTGCAGGCACAGAATATCTAACAGTCGGATCCAGTGCTGACACTACGCATTTACAGCAGGGCCTGGATCCTGAAACCAGTAATATCAATTATTATGAATCTATACTCAACTAA
- a CDS encoding GH92 family glycosyl hydrolase, whose amino-acid sequence MKIKTLVTLKDFRIVKSWLNSTYKTFKFGRICTESLPKRQKVLILNNTINWRSLGHSFIFLFLSHATLAQKKPVEYVNPFIGTTNYGTTNPGAQVPQGLMNVSPFNVMGSSLNKFNKDAQWWSTPYEYNNKFFTGFSHVNLSGVGCPDMGSLLLMPTTGRLDVDYRNYGSTYKNESAAPGYYTNYLDKYGVKTEATATLRTGISRFTFPKGKSHILLNLGEGLTNETGATMRFVNDREIEGSKLLGSFCYVNNQAVYPIYFVLRLSKKPSEKGYWKFQKQGEVWENDWNKDAGKYKVFTAYHNEMSGDDIGAYLSFETSENEQVEVQVGVSFVSIENARQNLDQEQPKGGFDQIRLAASKRWNEDLSKIEVEGGTEDQKTVFYTALYHALIHPNILQDVNGQYPAMETRQTLKTSGNRYTVFSLWDTYRNVQPLMSLLFPDRQTEMIRSMIDIYKESGWMPKWELYGRESYTMDGDPAIPVIVDAWMKGIRDYDHEAAYEAFYKSATTIDSTNKIRPDNADYVKYGYVPLRAKFDNSVSHSIEYFLADWNLSQFAASLGKKEDAKMFAERAKGYKHYYSKEYGTFRPILPDGKFLTPFDPLQGANFEPNPGFHEGNAWNYTFAIPHDIAGLVKLMGGKHNFVEKLQATFDKGYFDVTNEPDMLYPHIFSEIEGEEWRTQKLVTEILETHFKNAPGGIPGNDDTGTMSTWASMNMMGIYPLCPGRPEYTVVTPVFDKVTIHLDAKYHHGKDKLIIRRDRKGDAGFINGISIDGKKVKGFKISHHDLVNSNEIVITTGNR is encoded by the coding sequence ATGAAAATAAAAACCTTAGTTACTTTGAAAGATTTTAGAATTGTCAAATCATGGTTAAATAGTACATATAAAACCTTTAAGTTTGGTCGTATTTGTACAGAGTCTCTACCAAAACGACAAAAAGTACTTATTTTAAATAATACTATAAATTGGCGTAGTCTCGGTCATAGTTTTATTTTTCTCTTTCTTTCGCATGCGACATTGGCGCAAAAAAAACCAGTAGAATATGTTAATCCATTTATTGGAACAACTAACTATGGTACGACTAATCCGGGTGCACAGGTTCCGCAGGGGCTGATGAACGTTTCGCCTTTTAATGTCATGGGGTCATCTTTGAACAAATTTAATAAGGATGCACAATGGTGGTCTACTCCCTATGAATATAATAATAAGTTTTTTACGGGATTTTCTCATGTTAACCTGAGCGGTGTAGGATGTCCAGATATGGGGAGTCTTTTGCTGATGCCAACAACAGGCCGTCTTGATGTCGATTATCGGAATTATGGAAGTACTTACAAAAATGAAAGTGCCGCACCGGGTTATTATACCAATTATTTAGATAAATATGGTGTGAAAACTGAAGCTACAGCGACACTACGAACAGGAATTTCCAGATTTACCTTTCCGAAGGGTAAAAGCCATATTTTACTTAATTTAGGTGAAGGGTTAACGAATGAAACGGGAGCTACGATGCGATTTGTTAACGATCGAGAGATTGAAGGTTCAAAGTTATTGGGATCATTTTGTTATGTTAATAATCAAGCTGTATATCCGATTTATTTTGTCTTAAGGTTGAGTAAGAAACCTTCGGAAAAGGGCTACTGGAAATTTCAGAAGCAAGGAGAAGTTTGGGAAAACGATTGGAATAAGGATGCTGGAAAGTATAAAGTTTTTACAGCATATCATAACGAAATGTCCGGGGATGATATTGGTGCTTATTTAAGCTTTGAAACTTCTGAAAACGAGCAGGTTGAAGTTCAGGTAGGAGTCTCCTTCGTAAGTATTGAAAATGCAAGACAAAATTTAGATCAAGAACAACCCAAAGGCGGATTTGATCAAATCAGATTAGCCGCTTCTAAGAGATGGAATGAAGATTTGTCGAAAATCGAAGTTGAAGGTGGTACTGAAGATCAGAAAACAGTCTTCTATACAGCATTGTACCATGCTTTAATTCATCCAAATATTCTTCAGGATGTTAATGGGCAATATCCCGCTATGGAGACCCGTCAAACATTAAAAACGTCAGGAAATCGTTATACTGTATTTTCTCTATGGGATACTTACCGCAATGTCCAACCGTTAATGAGTCTATTGTTTCCTGACCGACAAACAGAGATGATCCGTTCTATGATCGATATTTATAAAGAAAGCGGATGGATGCCTAAATGGGAGCTTTATGGTCGCGAATCTTATACCATGGATGGAGATCCCGCAATTCCCGTTATCGTTGATGCATGGATGAAAGGTATTCGAGATTATGATCATGAAGCTGCATACGAGGCGTTTTATAAATCAGCAACAACTATAGATAGTACCAATAAAATTCGTCCTGATAATGCTGATTATGTAAAATACGGTTACGTACCACTACGTGCCAAATTTGATAACTCAGTGTCTCATTCAATTGAGTATTTCCTTGCGGACTGGAACCTTTCACAGTTCGCGGCTTCACTAGGAAAGAAAGAAGATGCCAAAATGTTTGCTGAGCGGGCAAAAGGTTATAAGCACTACTATTCAAAAGAGTATGGAACTTTTAGACCTATACTTCCTGATGGTAAATTTCTAACCCCTTTTGATCCTTTGCAAGGTGCTAATTTCGAACCAAATCCTGGTTTTCATGAAGGAAATGCTTGGAATTATACTTTTGCCATTCCACATGATATTGCTGGATTAGTGAAATTAATGGGGGGTAAGCATAATTTTGTGGAAAAACTTCAAGCTACTTTTGATAAAGGATATTTTGACGTTACTAATGAACCTGATATGCTTTATCCGCATATCTTTTCGGAAATCGAAGGGGAGGAGTGGCGTACTCAAAAATTAGTAACGGAGATTTTAGAAACTCATTTTAAGAATGCTCCAGGAGGAATACCTGGTAATGACGATACAGGCACAATGTCTACTTGGGCATCTATGAATATGATGGGAATATATCCGTTATGTCCAGGGAGGCCGGAGTACACGGTTGTAACTCCGGTATTCGATAAGGTGACGATACATTTAGATGCAAAATATCATCACGGTAAAGATAAGTTGATTATCAGAAGGGACCGTAAAGGTGATGCAGGATTTATTAACGGTATTTCAATTGATGGGAAAAAAGTAAAGGGCTTTAAAATATCTCACCATGATCTTGTTAATAGTAATGAAATTGTAATTACTACTGGAAATCGTTGA
- a CDS encoding AAA family ATPase, which translates to MNTRKNNFYVITGGPGVGKTTLIDALKSKGYSTVAEDARSIIKQQILKRGDALPWKNKDLYALLLLNASVKSYHAISNKNDNIYFFDRGIVDTICYAEMINFKIPTAMLQNAKTHKYNSTVFILPPWSQIYTTDDERKQTWEEALYTFEIMKKTYFNNGYNVIEVPIGAVDLRVDFILKHI; encoded by the coding sequence ATGAATACACGTAAAAATAACTTTTATGTCATCACAGGAGGGCCTGGTGTGGGCAAAACCACCTTGATTGATGCTTTAAAGTCTAAAGGATATTCTACGGTTGCAGAAGATGCCCGATCAATCATTAAACAGCAGATACTAAAAAGAGGAGATGCTTTACCCTGGAAAAATAAAGATTTATATGCTTTATTACTGCTTAATGCATCAGTAAAAAGCTATCATGCAATATCCAATAAGAACGATAACATTTACTTCTTTGATCGCGGTATAGTAGACACCATTTGTTATGCAGAAATGATTAACTTCAAAATTCCTACTGCAATGCTTCAAAATGCAAAAACCCATAAATACAATAGCACTGTATTTATACTTCCTCCTTGGTCACAGATCTATACAACTGACGATGAAAGAAAACAAACATGGGAAGAAGCTCTCTATACATTTGAAATTATGAAAAAAACTTATTTTAATAATGGTTATAATGTAATAGAAGTACCTATAGGAGCTGTTGATCTAAGGGTAGATTTTATATTGAAGCATATATAA
- a CDS encoding NAD(P)-binding domain-containing protein, with protein MTNFKVGIIGAGPSGLAMLRAFESEQKKGNPIPEIKCYEKQDNWGGMWNFTWRTGVGKYGEPLHGSMYKYLWSNGPKECLEFADYTFTEHFGQTISSYPPREVLFDYIQGRINQSNARDYIQFNTVARWVDYIEDKKQFRVIFDNLKKNETFEEFFDYLVVGTGHFSTPNLPYFKGIENFPGAVMHAHDFRGADQFKDQRLLLIGSSYSAEDIGVQCYKHGSKSVTIAYRTSPIGCNWPDGIKEKAKLSHFEDSIAYFEDGSQEEFDAVILCTGYQHKFPFLPDNMRLKTNNCLYPDDLFKGVIFNHNERLIFLGMQDQYYTFNMFDTQAWFARDYMLGKIPLPPKKERIIEIKKWMDDEALTKTGEDHVDFQTNYIKDLMSYTNYPNFNVDKVGSMFKNWLKDKENNILNYRDQIYTSVIDGTQAETHHTAWMDELDDSLEKYLEESKEPAI; from the coding sequence ATGACAAATTTTAAAGTTGGAATTATTGGTGCTGGCCCCAGCGGGCTAGCTATGCTACGAGCATTTGAATCGGAACAGAAAAAAGGTAATCCCATCCCAGAAATTAAATGCTACGAAAAACAGGACAATTGGGGTGGAATGTGGAACTTTACCTGGCGGACAGGTGTTGGTAAATACGGAGAACCCCTACATGGTAGCATGTACAAATACTTATGGTCTAATGGTCCAAAAGAATGTCTAGAATTTGCTGATTATACATTCACAGAACATTTCGGTCAAACAATATCCTCCTACCCTCCGCGAGAAGTACTTTTTGATTATATCCAGGGACGTATCAATCAAAGCAACGCCAGAGATTACATCCAATTTAATACCGTTGCAAGATGGGTGGATTATATTGAAGACAAAAAACAGTTTAGAGTTATCTTTGATAATCTAAAAAAGAATGAAACTTTTGAAGAATTTTTCGATTATTTAGTGGTTGGTACTGGTCATTTTTCCACCCCTAATCTCCCTTACTTTAAAGGAATAGAGAATTTCCCTGGCGCAGTTATGCACGCACATGATTTTAGAGGTGCTGACCAATTTAAAGATCAGCGCTTACTCCTTATCGGAAGTAGTTATTCCGCTGAAGATATTGGCGTACAATGCTACAAGCACGGAAGTAAATCTGTGACAATAGCTTATAGAACAAGTCCGATTGGGTGCAACTGGCCTGATGGCATAAAGGAGAAAGCAAAATTATCTCATTTCGAAGATAGTATAGCGTACTTCGAAGATGGCAGTCAAGAAGAGTTTGATGCGGTCATATTATGTACTGGTTATCAACATAAATTCCCATTTTTACCTGATAATATGCGATTAAAAACCAATAATTGTCTATATCCAGATGACTTGTTTAAAGGAGTAATCTTTAATCATAATGAACGTTTAATATTTTTAGGAATGCAAGATCAATATTATACTTTCAATATGTTTGATACACAAGCTTGGTTTGCACGTGATTACATGCTAGGAAAAATCCCGCTACCACCTAAAAAAGAACGCATTATAGAAATCAAAAAATGGATGGATGATGAAGCACTTACAAAAACAGGAGAAGATCATGTTGATTTTCAAACAAATTACATCAAAGATCTAATGAGTTATACAAATTACCCAAACTTTAATGTTGACAAAGTGGGCAGCATGTTTAAAAATTGGTTAAAGGACAAGGAAAATAATATTTTAAATTATCGAGATCAAATCTATACATCGGTCATAGATGGAACTCAAGCAGAAACTCATCATACAGCATGGATGGATGAACTTGATGATAGCCTGGAGAAATATCTTGAAGAAAGTAAAGAACCTGCTATATAA
- a CDS encoding DinB family protein — protein sequence MKILIKFMLTLGVSITLPCITAKAADKIAVINNVTRIIEKNVPPVILNQHGNIDSLIQYFQYTTKSLKDDISGLSEAQLQFSPGEGKWSIGQCLEHIIRSESLLFEMAKKELGKAPQPNRKNEVKSTDQGLINMMTDRSQKFQAPKELQPTGKYKDSKVAIKDFLAAREPVLLYIKNANIDDLRNHISDYPTGVVDGYQNLLFIAAHCARHTKQIEEVLADPNFPKK from the coding sequence ATGAAAATACTAATAAAATTTATGCTTACACTAGGTGTCAGTATAACTCTTCCCTGTATCACGGCCAAAGCTGCTGATAAAATTGCTGTAATAAATAACGTTACGCGAATAATTGAAAAAAATGTCCCTCCTGTCATTTTAAATCAGCACGGAAATATTGATTCATTAATCCAATATTTTCAATACACAACCAAATCATTAAAAGATGACATATCAGGATTAAGTGAAGCACAACTACAATTTAGTCCTGGAGAAGGAAAATGGTCAATAGGTCAATGTCTAGAGCATATCATACGCTCAGAAAGTCTGTTATTTGAAATGGCAAAAAAAGAATTGGGAAAAGCGCCACAGCCTAACCGGAAAAATGAAGTCAAATCAACTGATCAAGGTCTCATAAACATGATGACTGATCGAAGTCAAAAATTTCAGGCACCAAAAGAACTGCAACCCACAGGAAAATATAAAGATAGCAAAGTAGCAATAAAGGACTTTCTAGCAGCTAGAGAGCCTGTTTTATTATACATCAAAAATGCAAATATAGATGACCTTCGCAATCACATCAGTGACTATCCAACAGGCGTAGTTGATGGTTATCAAAACCTACTTTTTATCGCCGCTCACTGTGCTAGACACACTAAACAGATTGAAGAAGTATTAGCAGATCCAAATTTTCCAAAAAAATAA
- the istB gene encoding IS21-like element helper ATPase IstB, translating to MEQIKQIKEHAETLRLTNLKKAPEELIHRAQIDKPSYMDFIMEILASEVSYRKSADLERRIRLAKLPKHNDLDSYDFNVSNGLLKAELAQLRELLWLEQNYNLILMGPSGTGKTYLAAGLIHDALIAGYRAYFLSMEELTNILKMKDITVSAMNAYNRLLKAHVLAIDDIMLFPINKVQAVAFFNMINHLHEQASIIITTNKSPKQWAETLEDEVLATALLDRLLYRCEVVKLKGTSYRMDNRQTIFPEKKQENTPEK from the coding sequence ATGGAACAGATCAAACAAATCAAAGAACATGCAGAGACATTGCGTCTGACCAATCTCAAAAAAGCTCCGGAAGAACTGATCCATCGGGCACAGATCGATAAACCGTCCTATATGGATTTTATCATGGAGATATTGGCAAGTGAAGTGAGCTACCGAAAATCGGCAGATCTGGAAAGAAGAATCCGGCTGGCCAAATTACCCAAGCATAATGATCTGGACAGCTATGACTTTAATGTGTCCAACGGATTATTAAAGGCTGAACTGGCTCAGCTCAGAGAGTTGTTGTGGCTCGAACAGAATTATAACCTGATACTGATGGGACCCAGCGGAACAGGAAAAACATATCTGGCAGCGGGGCTGATCCATGACGCTCTGATTGCCGGCTACCGTGCATATTTTCTGAGTATGGAGGAACTAACCAATATCCTCAAGATGAAGGATATCACTGTATCGGCAATGAATGCGTATAACCGGCTATTAAAAGCACATGTACTGGCTATTGATGATATCATGCTTTTCCCTATCAATAAAGTTCAGGCTGTGGCTTTCTTCAATATGATCAACCACCTCCATGAACAGGCATCCATCATTATCACAACCAATAAGTCTCCAAAACAGTGGGCAGAAACGCTTGAGGACGAAGTGCTGGCAACAGCATTATTGGATAGATTATTATATCGATGTGAGGTTGTTAAATTGAAAGGAACAAGTTATCGGATGGATAACAGACAAACGATCTTCCCTGAAAAAAAACAAGAAAATACACCGGAAAAGTAA
- a CDS encoding DUF4230 domain-containing protein: MARFLKVIFLLAIIAVFGWLLWSKFENKTTKVTTHQLLIERIEAMGKLELVKYRFSDVVEHKNITTFLPDASVLLIIKADAVGCIDLTKVKQEDIEVFGDSVSMRLPLPEICYIKIDHKSSRVYDTKMAFFREADLVDEAYKNAEKEIATEVKKSDILQQTRANALNVFTPLLKGLGFNKISLSFE; encoded by the coding sequence ATGGCAAGATTTTTAAAAGTAATATTCTTATTAGCTATTATTGCGGTCTTCGGATGGTTGCTATGGTCTAAGTTTGAAAACAAAACTACAAAAGTTACTACACATCAACTTTTGATCGAGCGAATAGAAGCAATGGGCAAGCTTGAATTGGTCAAATATAGATTTAGCGATGTTGTTGAACATAAAAATATTACAACATTCTTACCCGACGCAAGTGTACTACTTATCATAAAAGCAGATGCCGTTGGATGTATCGATTTAACAAAAGTCAAACAAGAAGATATTGAAGTTTTTGGAGACTCTGTTTCTATGCGTTTACCTTTACCTGAAATTTGCTACATAAAGATAGATCATAAATCTTCCCGAGTTTACGATACCAAAATGGCATTCTTTCGAGAAGCTGACCTTGTAGATGAAGCCTATAAAAATGCGGAAAAGGAGATTGCAACCGAGGTGAAGAAATCAGACATATTGCAACAAACCCGAGCAAATGCACTAAATGTTTTCACCCCTTTACTTAAAGGACTAGGTTTTAATAAAATTAGTTTGTCTTTCGAATAA
- a CDS encoding DUF6965 family protein has translation MTIEELKEYFNTVSLPNEIQITVDMHIFDLPKFLQANLAALDRWNRELEKCPSYVRLINLKKAIENQ, from the coding sequence ATGACTATTGAAGAACTAAAAGAATATTTTAATACGGTTTCATTACCAAATGAAATACAAATTACCGTGGATATGCATATCTTTGATTTACCTAAATTTCTGCAGGCAAACTTAGCGGCACTTGATCGCTGGAACAGAGAGTTAGAAAAATGTCCTTCCTATGTGCGTTTAATAAACTTAAAGAAAGCTATTGAAAATCAATAA
- a CDS encoding DUF1801 domain-containing protein translates to MFEKVENYYHSKKEPIKSCLLALKEIILRLDPLITETQKWGMPCFCYKNRIFCYLSIDSKKDIPYIMMVV, encoded by the coding sequence ATGTTTGAAAAAGTTGAGAATTACTATCACAGTAAAAAAGAACCAATAAAAAGTTGTTTACTAGCATTAAAAGAAATTATTCTCAGACTGGATCCGCTTATAACAGAAACGCAGAAATGGGGCATGCCCTGTTTCTGCTATAAAAATAGAATATTTTGTTATCTGTCAATAGATTCAAAAAAAGATATTCCCTATATCATGATGGTAGTGTAA
- a CDS encoding SRPBCC domain-containing protein, which produces MKNQTYQIDIQAPASVVFHKMLDKETYKLWTSEFNPTSDYEGGWNKGDKIYFIGQNKDGKREGMVAKILENIPNEFVSIYHYGILDGDIEITEGPAVESWAGGTENYHFKEHNGITNVTVKVDTTEEYLSYFDETWPKALSRLKEICE; this is translated from the coding sequence ATGAAAAACCAAACATATCAAATCGACATTCAAGCACCAGCTTCAGTAGTATTTCACAAAATGCTAGATAAAGAAACCTATAAATTATGGACTTCCGAATTCAACCCTACATCAGATTATGAAGGAGGATGGAATAAAGGTGATAAAATTTACTTTATTGGACAAAATAAAGATGGTAAACGTGAAGGTATGGTAGCTAAAATTTTAGAAAATATCCCTAATGAATTTGTTTCCATTTATCATTACGGAATATTGGATGGAGATATAGAAATCACAGAGGGGCCTGCAGTCGAAAGCTGGGCAGGAGGTACAGAGAACTATCATTTTAAAGAACATAATGGAATAACAAATGTAACTGTTAAAGTAGATACCACAGAAGAATACCTATCTTACTTTGATGAAACTTGGCCCAAAGCCTTATCAAGATTAAAAGAAATTTGCGAATAA
- a CDS encoding alpha/beta hydrolase, with amino-acid sequence MKYIQLFIAFMFTANNLSAQKKITIGQTDQIYSTILKENRKINIYLPEGYNVADTIKYPIIYILDGGIEEDFIHIVGIVRYYTQPWIAQFPKSIVVGIENTNRKRDFTFAVSNLDFLEKEGFKKENFPQYGKSEAYISFLQKELQPYMENKYNANKDRTLIGESLAGLLASEILLKQPDLFTKYIIIAPSLWWGEQKLLFETANLLNANIKKTLNVYLGVPNKDEDIKMYNESIKFSQSLKKNNNINLSFDYLPTELHATIVHQAVYNAFKKLYPKN; translated from the coding sequence ATGAAATACATTCAACTATTCATTGCGTTCATGTTTACGGCAAATAACCTATCTGCTCAAAAAAAAATTACGATCGGGCAAACTGATCAGATATACTCTACAATACTCAAAGAAAATAGGAAAATAAACATATATCTACCAGAAGGATATAATGTTGCTGATACAATTAAATATCCAATAATTTACATATTAGATGGTGGCATAGAAGAAGATTTTATTCATATAGTTGGAATCGTTCGCTATTATACACAACCCTGGATTGCGCAGTTTCCAAAATCAATTGTTGTCGGTATCGAAAATACGAATAGAAAGAGAGATTTCACATTTGCAGTGTCCAACTTGGACTTCCTGGAAAAAGAAGGTTTTAAAAAAGAGAATTTTCCACAATACGGAAAATCTGAAGCTTACATTTCATTTCTTCAAAAGGAACTACAGCCCTACATGGAAAATAAATATAACGCTAATAAAGACCGTACTCTTATTGGAGAATCATTAGCTGGTCTATTAGCGTCTGAAATACTCTTAAAACAACCTGATTTATTTACTAAATATATTATTATTGCGCCTAGTTTATGGTGGGGAGAGCAAAAGCTCTTATTTGAAACGGCAAATTTATTAAATGCTAACATCAAAAAAACACTTAACGTATATTTAGGAGTTCCAAATAAAGATGAAGATATAAAAATGTATAATGAATCAATAAAGTTTTCACAATCATTAAAGAAAAACAATAATATCAATTTGTCATTTGATTACTTACCAACCGAATTACATGCAACGATCGTACACCAGGCAGTATACAATGCTTTCAAAAAATTATACCCTAAAAACTAA
- a CDS encoding GNAT family N-acetyltransferase encodes MYNNKPVGVCALIKMHQEDYDYEMAKMAVSPSAQGKNIGFLLGQAVLKKAKELGAQNLYLESNTILKPAINLYHKLGFKKIAGRDTSYKRCNIQMALHLDRSYQ; translated from the coding sequence ATTTATAATAATAAGCCTGTAGGGGTTTGTGCTTTGATTAAAATGCATCAAGAAGATTATGATTATGAAATGGCTAAAATGGCAGTTTCACCGAGCGCACAAGGAAAAAATATTGGATTTCTACTGGGGCAGGCGGTATTAAAGAAGGCAAAGGAATTAGGAGCGCAAAATTTGTATTTAGAAAGTAATACTATTTTAAAGCCAGCAATTAATTTATATCATAAATTAGGATTTAAAAAAATAGCAGGACGAGATACGTCTTATAAACGTTGTAATATACAAATGGCGTTGCATTTAGATCGTTCATATCAATAG
- a CDS encoding GNAT family N-acetyltransferase, which yields MIIEKSTPHDLSAHMELYEQAIAYQHALGKVNWKGFEARAVLEEIKNGQHYKIVLNNQIACVFLLTTSDPIIWQEKDKDPAIYIHRIATNPLFRGQNFVIKIIAFVKALARERSKFFIRMDTTAGNERLNQYYEKCGFTIVDVVRIKEAIDMPAHYQNNSFTLFEMLL from the coding sequence ATGATTATAGAAAAAAGTACTCCTCACGATTTGTCTGCACATATGGAATTGTATGAGCAGGCAATTGCCTATCAACATGCTTTAGGAAAAGTGAATTGGAAAGGATTTGAAGCTCGAGCTGTACTTGAAGAGATAAAAAATGGACAACATTATAAGATTGTTCTGAATAATCAAATCGCTTGTGTCTTTTTGTTAACAACTTCAGATCCTATTATATGGCAAGAGAAAGACAAAGATCCGGCAATTTATATTCACCGTATCGCTACAAACCCACTTTTTAGAGGTCAGAATTTCGTTATTAAGATTATAGCATTTGTTAAGGCTCTGGCCAGAGAGCGAAGTAAATTCTTTATTAGAATGGATACTACGGCGGGAAATGAGCGATTGAATCAATATTACGAGAAATGTGGTTTTACAATTGTTGATGTAGTTCGTATTAAAGAAGCTATTGATATGCCTGCTCATTATCAAAATAATTCTTTCACATTATTCGAAATGCTGTTATAG